The following coding sequences are from one Arcobacter nitrofigilis DSM 7299 window:
- a CDS encoding sulfite exporter TauE/SafE family protein, whose product MIFELLFLGLVTGFVSGFFGVGGGMILVPMLLLSGLVMKEAISISVVQMVFSSIYGSFLNSKKQSGILIDGIAIGGGGFIGGLCSGFVVAAFSNLTLQYIFILIMLASILKLFFTPAEHDKKEKNQSILLLVLIGAISGAIAMSVGAGGSIIITPILVGFMNYNLKRATTLGLFFVIFSSTAGFISLSFNGHMLYSQGIMVGLASLVGVYLGIKIKHMINIVSYKKYILILYTLTFSIMIYKTI is encoded by the coding sequence ATGATTTTTGAACTTCTATTTTTAGGGCTTGTTACAGGTTTTGTTTCAGGTTTTTTTGGTGTTGGGGGAGGAATGATACTTGTTCCAATGCTTTTATTATCTGGATTAGTTATGAAAGAAGCCATATCTATTTCAGTGGTTCAAATGGTATTCAGTTCAATCTATGGTTCCTTTTTAAATAGTAAAAAGCAATCAGGTATATTAATTGATGGAATAGCTATTGGTGGTGGAGGCTTTATAGGAGGTCTGTGCTCAGGATTTGTAGTTGCTGCATTTTCAAATCTGACTTTACAATATATATTTATACTAATTATGCTAGCTTCAATTTTAAAGCTTTTTTTTACACCTGCTGAACATGATAAAAAAGAAAAAAATCAATCTATTTTATTACTTGTATTAATTGGTGCAATTTCAGGCGCAATTGCTATGAGTGTAGGTGCTGGTGGTTCTATTATTATAACTCCAATTTTAGTTGGATTTATGAATTATAATTTAAAAAGAGCAACAACTCTAGGGCTATTTTTTGTAATTTTTTCTTCTACTGCTGGATTTATCTCTTTAAGTTTCAATGGTCATATGCTTTATTCTCAAGGGATAATGGTAGGTCTAGCCTCTTTAGTTGGTGTATATTTAGGTATAAAAATAAAACATATGATTAATATAGTCTCTTATAAAAAATACATTCTTATTTTATATACTTTAACTTTTTCAATAATGATTTACAAAACTATTTAG
- a CDS encoding DEAD/DEAH box helicase, which yields MSFFKLKLSDQINKSLTENRYIKPTEIQEKVIPLVLEHKDIIAKAQTGSGKTASFVLPILNLWYKQNYEGKPKIRCLVLTPTRELALQVATAFLTFSKYMNKKPKVVSVIGGESIGEQLLNIQKGCDVIVATTGRLLDILKKKQMDLSNLDFFVLDEADKMLDFGFEEELELLLEVLPKKRQNLLFSATYPTKMLNIASKITENPIEISIENEEATVQSINQRVIEVNKENRSALLRHLIKEENWQQVLVFMANKRSCDNLAFKFRKYGFEAESFHGDLIQEERNETLEGFKAKKIKVLFATDIAARGLHIENISCVVNYDLPRATADYIHRIGRTGRAGKSGIAVSFISHEDKEHFALIEKRSDISLEKEQIKGFELTGSPIKKEKGLPPVKGKRKSKKDKLREQALKKTK from the coding sequence ATGTCATTTTTCAAATTAAAACTATCCGATCAGATAAATAAATCACTTACTGAGAATAGATATATTAAACCAACTGAAATTCAAGAAAAAGTAATTCCTTTAGTATTAGAACATAAAGATATTATTGCAAAAGCACAAACGGGAAGTGGAAAAACTGCTAGTTTTGTTTTACCCATATTAAATCTTTGGTACAAGCAAAATTATGAAGGAAAACCAAAAATTAGATGTTTGGTTTTAACTCCTACAAGGGAGTTGGCACTACAAGTAGCTACTGCTTTTTTAACATTTAGTAAATATATGAATAAAAAACCAAAAGTTGTAAGTGTTATTGGTGGAGAGAGTATTGGTGAGCAATTATTAAATATCCAAAAAGGGTGTGATGTTATTGTTGCTACTACTGGAAGGTTACTTGATATTTTAAAGAAAAAACAAATGGATTTATCAAATCTTGATTTTTTTGTTTTAGATGAAGCCGATAAAATGCTTGATTTTGGTTTTGAAGAAGAGTTAGAACTTTTATTAGAAGTTTTACCAAAAAAACGACAAAATCTTCTTTTTTCTGCAACATATCCTACAAAGATGCTAAATATTGCATCAAAAATAACAGAAAATCCTATTGAAATATCTATTGAAAATGAAGAAGCAACAGTTCAAAGTATAAATCAAAGGGTAATAGAAGTAAATAAAGAGAATAGAAGTGCTTTACTTAGACATTTGATAAAAGAAGAGAATTGGCAACAAGTTTTAGTTTTCATGGCAAATAAACGTTCATGTGATAATTTAGCTTTTAAATTTAGGAAATATGGCTTTGAGGCTGAGTCTTTTCATGGTGATTTAATTCAAGAAGAGAGAAATGAGACTTTAGAAGGTTTTAAAGCAAAAAAGATAAAAGTACTATTTGCTACAGATATAGCAGCACGTGGACTTCATATAGAAAATATTTCATGTGTAGTTAATTATGACTTACCAAGGGCTACTGCTGATTATATCCATAGAATTGGAAGAACAGGGAGAGCAGGGAAGAGTGGAATTGCAGTCTCTTTTATATCCCATGAAGATAAAGAGCATTTTGCTTTGATTGAAAAAAGAAGTGATATAAGTCTTGAAAAAGAACAAATAAAAGGCTTTGAATTAACTGGAAGCCCTATAAAAAAAGAGAAGGGCTTGCCACCTGTAAAGGGAAAAAGAAAAAGTAAAAAAGATAAATTAAGAGAACAAGCTTTAAAAAAGACTAAATAG
- the acnA gene encoding aconitate hydratase AcnA, which yields MNILNSFEIENELFYYYDLKKVFSIYESLRNLPISLKILLEENLRKATSDEEIEYIIDTFLTRKNSFINFYPSRMITQDFTILPSLIDLASLREKVKDTPEKIDKINPKLTVDLLFDYDLEHYCLSENIKSQIEKNKDKYKFIKWSQTNFSNFRVIPPGSGICHQLNLEYLSTIIHLEQKDGKNYLFPETVLGSNSNSSITNSLGVLSYSVGGIDTQLSLLGYPIKFKLPKVLGVNIKGKLRKGLTSSDLVLYLKFRLKEHGINKQIVEFLGDGLSELTLEDRSYLSNMATKYGAISFYFPIEDKTLLYFTNTKNSNEFSKLIKRYLKNQELFFENKELSFDETIEINLDELEPIIFDYKDIENKVRIKELDNLYITKEGITLKDTSIVLASINTCTMVSNPYLLIHAGLVAKKAYELGLKANENIKKVLIIKSHIVKSYLTKLDLLKYFEYLGFDIIGNECDTIYLLDERIEEEIRKYNLNVVSISSGNRHLKEKIHPLIKSSYLMSPSLLIVYTLGQTIKSNIIKEMKSCEFWPNNDLVIEYLDKLDFKFYKEIYNNIFLGDISWQNIQIFKSKTFDWDENSIDIKQSNFINSVEDENNQIENAAILALLGDNIETKYISPQGQISLYSEAGNYLEQKGIKSFDYNTFESRCGNFEIMSRGMFDNVSLKNKIISKEGGFTKDFEKDEIVSIYELAQRFKQRQRPLVLFAGENFGIGEEIEWSIKGIKELGIRAIIAKSFDKKYKSDLHCLGILALEFTENEDINILALKGDELIDIYLDERIKTNSLYNLIISSNRGIIDTKLNNSIDESNYKNNSNLSSLLNDLIAK from the coding sequence ATGAATATTCTTAATAGTTTTGAAATAGAGAATGAACTTTTTTATTATTATGATTTAAAAAAAGTTTTTTCAATATATGAAAGTTTAAGAAACCTTCCAATTTCTTTGAAAATTTTATTAGAAGAGAATTTAAGAAAAGCAACAAGTGATGAAGAAATTGAGTATATAATTGATACCTTTTTGACTAGAAAAAACTCTTTTATTAATTTTTACCCTTCAAGAATGATTACTCAAGATTTTACAATACTTCCTTCTTTGATTGATTTGGCAAGTTTAAGGGAAAAAGTAAAAGATACTCCAGAAAAAATAGACAAAATCAATCCTAAGCTTACGGTTGATTTACTTTTTGATTATGATTTAGAACATTATTGTTTGTCTGAAAATATTAAATCTCAAATAGAAAAAAATAAAGATAAATATAAATTTATAAAATGGTCTCAAACTAATTTTAGTAATTTTCGTGTTATTCCTCCTGGTTCTGGAATTTGTCATCAATTAAATTTAGAATATTTATCTACAATTATTCATCTAGAACAAAAAGATGGGAAAAACTACTTATTTCCAGAAACAGTTTTAGGTAGTAATTCAAACTCTTCTATTACAAATTCACTAGGAGTATTAAGTTATTCTGTGGGAGGAATAGATACCCAATTGTCACTATTAGGCTATCCTATAAAATTTAAGTTACCAAAAGTTTTAGGTGTAAATATAAAAGGGAAACTACGAAAAGGGCTTACTTCATCTGATTTAGTGTTATATTTAAAATTTAGATTAAAAGAACATGGGATAAATAAGCAAATAGTTGAGTTTTTAGGTGATGGACTTTCTGAATTAACTTTAGAAGATAGATCTTATTTATCTAATATGGCTACAAAATATGGTGCGATTTCTTTTTATTTCCCAATAGAGGATAAAACATTACTATATTTTACTAATACAAAAAATAGTAATGAGTTTTCAAAACTTATTAAAAGATACTTAAAAAATCAAGAGCTTTTCTTTGAGAACAAAGAGTTATCTTTTGATGAAACAATTGAAATAAACTTAGATGAGTTAGAACCTATTATTTTTGATTATAAGGATATTGAAAATAAAGTACGAATAAAAGAATTAGATAATCTATATATAACTAAAGAAGGAATAACTTTAAAGGATACATCTATTGTATTAGCCTCTATTAATACGTGTACAATGGTATCAAATCCTTATTTATTGATACATGCTGGACTTGTGGCAAAAAAAGCTTATGAATTAGGACTTAAAGCTAATGAAAATATAAAAAAAGTATTGATAATAAAATCTCATATTGTAAAGAGTTATTTAACAAAACTAGATTTATTGAAATACTTTGAATATTTAGGCTTTGATATTATTGGTAATGAGTGTGATACTATTTATTTATTAGATGAGAGAATAGAAGAAGAGATTAGAAAATATAATTTAAATGTTGTTTCAATAAGTTCTGGAAATAGACACCTAAAAGAAAAAATTCATCCTTTGATAAAATCAAGTTATCTTATGTCTCCATCTTTACTTATTGTATATACCTTAGGGCAAACAATAAAAAGTAATATTATAAAAGAGATGAAGAGTTGTGAATTTTGGCCAAATAATGATTTAGTAATTGAGTATCTAGATAAGTTAGATTTTAAATTTTATAAAGAGATATACAATAATATATTTTTAGGTGATATCTCTTGGCAAAATATACAAATATTTAAAAGCAAAACTTTTGATTGGGATGAAAACTCCATAGATATAAAACAATCAAATTTTATAAATAGTGTTGAAGATGAAAATAATCAAATTGAAAATGCAGCTATACTGGCACTTTTAGGAGATAATATAGAAACTAAATATATCTCTCCCCAAGGTCAAATATCTTTATATTCAGAAGCTGGTAATTATTTAGAACAAAAAGGAATAAAATCATTTGATTATAATACTTTTGAGAGTAGATGTGGAAACTTTGAAATTATGTCAAGGGGAATGTTTGATAATGTGAGTTTAAAAAACAAAATTATTTCAAAAGAGGGTGGTTTTACAAAAGATTTTGAAAAAGATGAGATAGTATCTATTTATGAACTAGCCCAAAGGTTCAAACAAAGACAAAGACCTTTAGTTTTGTTTGCTGGTGAAAATTTTGGAATAGGTGAGGAAATAGAGTGGTCAATAAAAGGAATAAAGGAACTTGGAATAAGAGCTATAATTGCAAAGTCTTTTGATAAAAAGTATAAATCAGATTTACACTGTCTTGGAATATTAGCTTTAGAATTTACAGAGAATGAAGATATAAATATATTAGCTTTAAAAGGTGATGAGCTTATTGATATTTACTTAGATGAAAGAATAAAAACAAATAGTTTATATAATTTAATAATAAGTTCAAATAGGGGAATTATTGATACTAAATTAAATAATAGTATTGATGAAAGTAATTATAAAAATAATAGTAACTTAAGTTCATTATTAAATGATTTGATAGCAAAATAA